A window from Agrobacterium tumefaciens encodes these proteins:
- a CDS encoding FAD/NAD(P)-binding protein, translating into MSVNRKNTIVAIIGGGFSGAALAVHLHRAVGGLGGVGIVVFEPRERLGAGLAYSTPEPANRINVPAGRMTLYPDDPDSFVRYLDSTNALTEDAAAVLADGQAYPQRKVFGAYVAAEIAPLLDAGTLQHKRSKVVHVARHGDGWELHTADGDSHFADIVVVATSHPPPALPRALVPLANHPKLVADVNADAALDDIAAGDRILIVGNGLTAADAFAALKRRGHHGSVVSLSRRGLRSRGHPAVPQEPYGDFADPPLRSASELLRRVREALRAAQASGVTWHGVLDAVRLQGRDIWRNLPLNERRRVVRWLRPFWDAHRFRIAPQVETLLDEAIVSGQLRIVAGSLVSAQADEEGSLHVDLRLRGQKNITQIDLDAIIVTTGPAHGGILKSQAFLSGLEDAGLLTLCPTGLGIRCDERSRAIDSLGKSVETLLIGGPLARGTFGELMGLPQVTEHAVYVAGEIAHSLASAAAERHGSLEPLESTSDR; encoded by the coding sequence ATGTCAGTAAACCGGAAGAATACCATTGTCGCCATCATTGGCGGTGGATTTAGCGGAGCGGCGCTTGCCGTTCATCTCCATCGGGCCGTTGGTGGGCTTGGAGGGGTAGGGATCGTCGTATTCGAGCCAAGGGAGAGGCTCGGCGCGGGACTAGCCTATTCCACGCCGGAGCCCGCCAACCGGATCAACGTGCCGGCCGGGCGCATGACGCTTTACCCTGACGATCCCGATAGTTTCGTCCGTTATCTCGACAGCACGAACGCCCTGACCGAGGATGCGGCGGCGGTGTTGGCGGATGGGCAGGCCTATCCGCAGCGCAAGGTATTTGGCGCCTATGTTGCCGCCGAAATTGCTCCTTTGCTGGATGCGGGCACCCTTCAGCACAAGCGCAGCAAGGTCGTGCATGTGGCCCGTCACGGCGACGGCTGGGAACTGCATACCGCAGATGGCGACAGTCACTTCGCGGATATCGTGGTGGTGGCGACAAGCCATCCCCCGCCGGCCCTTCCGCGGGCACTGGTCCCGCTTGCCAACCATCCGAAGCTGGTGGCTGATGTAAATGCCGATGCCGCGCTTGATGACATCGCCGCGGGTGATCGCATTCTGATCGTCGGCAATGGTCTGACGGCGGCCGATGCATTTGCCGCGCTGAAGCGGCGCGGCCATCACGGGTCGGTCGTTTCACTATCGCGCAGGGGTCTGCGGTCGCGCGGCCATCCGGCCGTGCCGCAGGAGCCCTATGGGGATTTTGCCGATCCGCCGTTGAGAAGCGCGTCGGAATTGCTGCGGCGGGTTCGCGAAGCTTTGCGCGCGGCGCAAGCAAGCGGCGTGACGTGGCATGGCGTTCTGGATGCCGTTCGACTTCAGGGGCGGGACATATGGCGGAATCTCCCCTTGAATGAACGACGCAGGGTCGTGCGCTGGCTGCGGCCTTTCTGGGACGCGCATCGTTTCAGGATCGCGCCGCAGGTGGAGACGCTTCTGGACGAAGCCATCGTCTCCGGTCAGTTGCGGATCGTCGCCGGTTCGCTCGTGTCTGCGCAAGCTGACGAGGAGGGTTCGTTGCATGTCGATCTCAGGCTTCGTGGCCAGAAGAACATCACGCAAATCGATTTGGATGCGATCATCGTCACCACCGGTCCCGCCCATGGCGGAATTTTGAAATCTCAGGCCTTTCTGTCCGGTCTGGAGGATGCCGGCCTTTTGACACTCTGCCCGACAGGTCTCGGTATCCGTTGCGACGAACGATCGCGCGCCATCGACAGTCTGGGCAAGAGTGTCGAAACACTGTTGATCGGCGGTCCGCTGGCGCGCGGAACCTTCGGAGAGTTGATGGGCTTGCCACAGGTGACGGAACACGCGGTCTACGTGGCCGGCGAGATTGCGCACAGCCTTGCATCGGCAGCGGCGGAACGCCACGGGTCACTGGAGCCGCTCGAATCGACGTCTGATCGCTGA
- the rpsU gene encoding 30S ribosomal protein S21, whose protein sequence is MQVLVRDNNVDQALRILKKKLQREGVFREMRLREAFEKPSIRKAREKAEAIGRQRKLVRKQMQREGLLPSKPRKGK, encoded by the coding sequence ATGCAGGTTTTAGTTCGCGACAACAATGTTGATCAGGCGCTACGCATTCTCAAAAAGAAGCTCCAGCGGGAGGGCGTTTTCCGCGAAATGCGCCTGCGCGAAGCTTTTGAGAAACCATCCATCCGAAAAGCGCGAGAGAAAGCTGAAGCTATCGGTCGCCAGCGAAAGCTGGTCCGCAAGCAAATGCAGCGAGAAGGTCTTCTTCCGTCAAAACCCAGGAAAGGCAAGTGA
- a CDS encoding LVIVD repeat-containing protein → MAATDLPTPDFARNMKLIGHSDIGGRGDGLQLMVHRGYAYVAHPWSQGFSIIDVRDAKNPVTVNYVQAPANTWNIHLQTHDDLLLVINALDLFADVQSFTDEKAYYTKSVGETVAAEKRERVWTAGMTVFDISTPDSPKKIGQLDVEGIGFHRLWYVGGRYAYASALLDGFSDYIFVTIDLADPTKPQLLGRWWLPGMNTAEGEKPAWGKGKRYALHHALVHGDTAYACWRDGGLTLLDVSDHSTPKLIAHRNWSPPYGGGTHSPLPLPGRDLLVVADEAVLDNEEDGRKHTWIFDIRVPENPVSISTFPIPNEIDYAKKGGHFGPHNLHENRPGSFVSETLIFATWQNAGIRAFDISDPYHPVETGALVPAGPTTMTDRRPGRPKVIQSADVFVDANGLIYATDYNAGLEIIEYGG, encoded by the coding sequence ATGGCCGCCACAGACCTTCCGACACCCGATTTTGCCCGTAACATGAAACTCATCGGCCATAGCGATATCGGCGGCCGTGGCGATGGCCTGCAACTGATGGTCCACCGGGGTTACGCCTATGTGGCGCATCCATGGTCGCAGGGTTTTTCGATCATCGACGTGCGCGACGCGAAAAACCCTGTCACCGTCAACTACGTACAGGCTCCGGCCAATACCTGGAACATTCACCTGCAGACGCATGACGACCTGCTGCTGGTCATCAACGCGCTCGATCTTTTCGCTGACGTCCAGTCGTTCACCGACGAAAAGGCCTATTACACCAAATCGGTCGGCGAGACGGTCGCTGCGGAGAAACGGGAGCGGGTCTGGACTGCCGGCATGACGGTTTTCGACATCTCGACACCCGATAGCCCTAAGAAAATCGGACAGCTGGATGTCGAAGGCATCGGTTTCCATCGCCTGTGGTATGTGGGCGGCCGTTATGCCTACGCTTCGGCGCTGCTGGACGGCTTTTCCGATTACATCTTCGTCACGATCGATCTTGCCGATCCAACGAAACCGCAATTGCTGGGCCGCTGGTGGTTGCCCGGCATGAACACGGCCGAGGGTGAAAAACCGGCTTGGGGCAAGGGAAAACGGTATGCCCTGCATCACGCGCTGGTGCATGGTGATACCGCCTATGCCTGCTGGCGCGATGGCGGCCTAACTTTGCTCGACGTAAGCGATCATTCGACCCCCAAACTCATCGCCCACCGCAACTGGTCACCGCCCTATGGCGGCGGTACCCATTCTCCCCTGCCCTTGCCGGGCCGCGACCTGCTGGTCGTTGCCGATGAAGCCGTGCTTGATAATGAGGAGGATGGGCGCAAACATACCTGGATTTTTGACATCCGCGTTCCGGAAAATCCGGTCAGTATCTCGACATTCCCCATCCCGAACGAGATCGATTACGCGAAGAAGGGCGGCCATTTCGGCCCGCACAATCTGCACGAAAACCGGCCGGGTTCCTTCGTGTCGGAAACGCTGATCTTCGCCACCTGGCAGAATGCCGGCATCCGGGCCTTCGATATTTCTGACCCCTATCATCCCGTTGAAACCGGCGCCCTCGTTCCGGCGGGGCCGACAACGATGACGGACCGGCGACCGGGCCGCCCAAAGGTCATCCAGTCGGCCGATGTCTTTGTTGATGCCAATGGGCTGATATACGCGACCGACTATAATGCCGGGCTGGAAATCATCGAATATGGCGGTTGA
- the mgrA gene encoding L-glyceraldehyde 3-phosphate reductase: protein MTYHPDPNRYEDATFRRVGRSGLKLPAISFGLWHNFGDTTPLETQRSILFKAFDLGITHFDLANNYGPPAGSAEVNFGHILKQDFANYRDELIISTKAGWDMWPGPYGRGGGSKKALLSSLDQSLTRLGLDYVDIFYSHRFDAETPLEETADALAQAVRQGKALYVGVSSYSGAKTREIAALLKERGVPLLINQPAYNLFNRWAEKDLLDATDEVGAGVIAFTPLAQGLLTNKYLDGVPQDARVNRPGGDFLRPEHLKQENIERARALNEIARNRGQSLAQLAIAWVLRDQRVTSALIGASSARQVEENVAALNNPYFTTDELAEIDRYAVEGGINLWEKPSHDEVV from the coding sequence ATGACATATCATCCAGATCCCAACCGCTATGAAGACGCCACCTTCCGCCGTGTGGGGCGTAGCGGCCTGAAACTGCCGGCGATTTCCTTTGGTCTCTGGCACAATTTCGGCGATACGACGCCGCTCGAAACGCAACGTTCCATTCTTTTCAAGGCCTTCGATCTCGGCATCACCCATTTCGATCTCGCCAATAATTACGGCCCGCCCGCCGGCAGCGCCGAAGTGAATTTCGGCCATATATTGAAACAGGATTTCGCCAATTACCGCGACGAGCTGATCATCTCCACCAAGGCCGGATGGGACATGTGGCCCGGTCCCTATGGACGTGGCGGCGGCTCCAAAAAGGCGCTGCTTTCCAGCCTCGATCAAAGCCTGACACGGCTTGGGCTGGACTATGTCGATATTTTTTACTCGCATCGTTTCGATGCGGAAACGCCGCTCGAGGAAACCGCAGATGCACTGGCGCAGGCCGTTCGCCAGGGCAAGGCGCTCTATGTCGGCGTGTCGTCCTATTCCGGTGCGAAGACGCGTGAAATTGCCGCTCTGCTGAAAGAGCGCGGTGTGCCGCTTCTCATCAACCAGCCTGCCTATAATCTCTTCAATCGCTGGGCTGAAAAGGACCTGCTTGACGCGACCGACGAGGTGGGCGCGGGGGTGATCGCCTTCACGCCGCTGGCGCAGGGACTGCTGACCAACAAATATCTTGATGGTGTGCCGCAGGATGCGCGCGTCAACCGTCCCGGCGGGGATTTCCTGCGGCCGGAGCATCTGAAGCAGGAAAATATCGAACGGGCTCGTGCGCTGAATGAAATTGCCAGAAATCGTGGCCAGTCGCTGGCGCAGCTCGCCATCGCCTGGGTGTTGCGCGATCAGCGCGTTACCTCGGCACTGATCGGTGCAAGCTCTGCCAGGCAGGTGGAGGAAAATGTCGCCGCACTCAACAACCCGTATTTCACGACGGACGAGCTGGCGGAAATCGATCGTTATGCCGTCGAAGGCGGCATCAATCTGTGGGAAAAACCGTCCCACGACGAAGTGGTCTGA
- a CDS encoding SfnB family sulfur acquisition oxidoreductase — translation MTTTDRKLHREAALTSGKPAPHIPPRRTKAHIIKDDAEAIAVAHELARVFAAGAAERDRERRLPLAEIERFSQSGLWAITVPKEFGGAGVSAVTLAEVTAIISAADGSIGQIPQNHFYMVEALRLAGSEEQKRHYFERVLDGDRLGNAFTEIGTKTPVDYKTHFAERDGKLLLNGQKFYSTGSLFAHIIVVVAKGPDGRVNIVFIDRATAGLSLIDDWTSFGQRTTGSGTVTFDDIEITPFQVVDHDVVFERPTAMGPFAQIIHAAVQVGIARGALAETISYVRAHARPFFELSIEHGYEDPHTIHAVGDVSIRVHAADALLARAGRILDAAIAAPDEKTVAAASIAVAEVKSLGTEVAQLASTKLIELGGARSTLESYGLDRYWRNARTHSLHDPVRWKYHHIGNFYLNGALPPRHGAI, via the coding sequence ATGACAACGACTGACCGGAAGCTGCATCGCGAGGCCGCGTTGACCTCGGGAAAGCCTGCGCCGCATATTCCGCCGCGCCGGACGAAAGCGCACATCATAAAGGACGATGCCGAGGCCATTGCCGTTGCGCACGAACTGGCGCGCGTCTTTGCCGCCGGGGCCGCCGAGCGTGACCGCGAGCGGCGGCTGCCGCTCGCCGAAATCGAGCGCTTCTCGCAAAGCGGCCTGTGGGCCATTACCGTGCCGAAAGAATTCGGCGGTGCCGGTGTTTCAGCGGTCACGCTTGCGGAAGTGACGGCGATCATCTCCGCCGCCGATGGCAGCATCGGGCAAATTCCGCAAAACCATTTCTATATGGTCGAGGCCTTGCGGCTTGCGGGCAGCGAAGAACAGAAGCGGCATTACTTTGAGCGCGTTCTCGACGGAGACCGGCTGGGCAATGCCTTTACCGAAATCGGCACGAAAACCCCTGTTGATTACAAGACGCACTTCGCCGAGCGGGACGGCAAGCTGCTGCTAAACGGACAGAAGTTCTATTCCACCGGTTCTCTGTTTGCCCACATTATCGTTGTGGTCGCCAAGGGGCCGGACGGGCGGGTGAATATCGTCTTTATCGATCGTGCAACGGCCGGCCTTTCCCTCATCGATGACTGGACGTCCTTCGGCCAGCGCACGACCGGCAGCGGCACTGTGACGTTCGATGATATCGAAATCACACCGTTTCAGGTCGTGGATCACGATGTCGTTTTCGAGCGGCCGACGGCCATGGGACCTTTTGCGCAGATCATTCATGCGGCGGTTCAGGTGGGTATTGCGCGCGGCGCGCTGGCGGAGACGATTTCCTATGTTCGCGCCCATGCCCGCCCGTTTTTCGAGTTGAGCATCGAGCACGGTTACGAAGACCCGCATACCATCCATGCCGTTGGCGACGTTTCCATTCGCGTGCATGCGGCCGATGCGCTTCTTGCAAGAGCCGGTCGTATTCTCGACGCGGCAATTGCGGCACCGGACGAAAAAACGGTGGCAGCGGCCTCCATCGCGGTGGCGGAGGTCAAGTCACTGGGCACGGAAGTTGCGCAGCTTGCGTCTACCAAGCTCATCGAACTCGGCGGCGCGCGCTCCACGCTGGAAAGCTACGGGCTCGATCGTTACTGGCGCAACGCCCGAACACATTCGCTGCATGATCCCGTCCGCTGGAAATATCACCATATCGGCAATTTTTATCTGAACGGCGCGCTGCCGCCGCGACACGGGGCCATCTAG
- a CDS encoding LysR family transcriptional regulator, translating to MVSDYLDTRQLEAFVAVVSIGSITGAAKALGKSQPVVTRLIQDLEGEIGFALLHRNGPRITPTEKGVAFFAQAELFLSGLRTISESARRIHGARRTAIEVASIPAIAASLLPRALAALPADRFPDHVHLQSISSENVVQAVMAGTADLGAVSLPLDNPGIDIHWLGEVPCVAVVAEDHPLAQKAVISAQDLAGHRLIASANPFRLRMRINDVLSNLGVDLSSVIDSNATYVSLSLARMGLGIAIVESITLWGLPVEGVRILPLSFHIPFQWGLVTAAGRPVIYEVEQLVATARRMVADIPQAIVYDKISQIPSFD from the coding sequence ATGGTGTCTGACTATCTCGATACGCGGCAGCTCGAGGCTTTCGTAGCCGTGGTTTCGATCGGCAGCATTACGGGCGCGGCAAAGGCGCTGGGTAAGTCTCAACCCGTCGTCACGCGCCTCATTCAGGACCTCGAGGGCGAAATCGGTTTTGCGCTGCTGCATCGCAACGGCCCGCGCATCACCCCAACTGAAAAGGGTGTCGCCTTTTTTGCCCAGGCGGAACTGTTTCTCAGCGGGCTCAGAACGATCAGTGAAAGCGCAAGGCGCATTCATGGCGCGCGCCGCACGGCCATCGAGGTGGCGTCGATTCCGGCGATTGCAGCCAGTCTTCTGCCGAGGGCGCTTGCCGCCCTTCCAGCCGACAGGTTTCCCGATCATGTGCATCTGCAGAGCATTTCCTCGGAAAATGTCGTGCAGGCGGTGATGGCCGGCACGGCGGATCTGGGCGCCGTCAGTCTTCCGCTCGACAATCCCGGCATCGACATCCACTGGCTGGGGGAGGTGCCATGCGTGGCCGTGGTTGCGGAGGATCATCCCTTGGCGCAAAAGGCGGTAATCTCTGCGCAAGACCTCGCCGGACACCGGCTTATCGCCTCTGCAAACCCCTTTCGCCTTCGCATGCGGATCAACGACGTGCTCTCCAATCTCGGTGTTGATCTTTCTTCCGTGATCGACAGCAACGCGACCTATGTTTCCCTTTCGCTGGCGCGCATGGGGCTCGGCATCGCCATCGTCGAATCGATCACCCTCTGGGGCTTGCCGGTAGAGGGCGTCCGCATTCTGCCCCTCTCATTCCACATCCCATTCCAGTGGGGTCTCGTGACGGCGGCCGGGCGGCCGGTCATCTACGAGGTGGAGCAACTAGTGGCCACCGCGAGGCGAATGGTGGCGGATATTCCGCAAGCCATTGTTTACGATAAGATATCGCAAATCCCGTCGTTTGATTGA
- a CDS encoding SfnB family sulfur acquisition oxidoreductase: MGTISETKIDYSVHPRVNSADPISPRPRPSTPAHIVSSDAEAIEIAQRLAEKFKVGAALRDREGLLPIDELDEYSQSGLWSILVPKAYGGPEVSYATLAKVIATIAAADPAIAQITQNHLAIVATVELDGTEDQKKLFFGLALEGIRYGNAFSELKSKTVADFETKVVHDGDNVIVNGEKFYTTGALLAHIVPIVAVDESGQGYLVFADRDATGLTVTNNWSSFGQRTTASGSVKIENVRVPRERAVKVTSFDHPTIGGPVSQIIQSAIDVGIARGTIDDTIAFISKHSRPWLDSGKQTAGEDLFTIAAIGDLKIRLHAAEALLEIAGYSIDAAKRNTTLETVSEATIKTGESKVLTTEIAILATNKLFELAGTRSTLAEHGLDRHWRNARVHTLHDPVRWKYFHVGNYYLNGAHPPRHAWN; encoded by the coding sequence ATGGGCACGATTTCCGAGACCAAGATCGATTATAGTGTTCATCCACGCGTCAATTCCGCGGACCCGATTTCGCCGCGTCCGCGCCCATCCACACCGGCGCATATCGTTTCATCAGACGCGGAAGCCATAGAAATTGCGCAGCGGCTGGCGGAAAAATTCAAGGTCGGGGCGGCGCTGCGGGATCGCGAAGGCCTTTTGCCGATCGACGAGCTGGACGAATATTCCCAGAGCGGTCTCTGGAGTATCCTTGTTCCCAAGGCCTATGGCGGGCCCGAAGTATCCTATGCCACGCTTGCCAAAGTCATTGCGACGATTGCGGCAGCCGATCCCGCCATCGCTCAGATCACCCAGAACCATCTGGCAATCGTCGCCACCGTCGAACTTGATGGCACGGAAGACCAGAAAAAGCTGTTTTTCGGCTTGGCGCTTGAGGGCATTCGTTACGGCAACGCGTTTTCCGAACTGAAAAGCAAGACCGTCGCCGATTTCGAGACGAAAGTGGTCCATGACGGCGACAATGTCATCGTCAATGGCGAGAAATTTTATACGACCGGCGCACTTCTCGCGCATATCGTGCCGATTGTCGCCGTCGATGAGTCGGGGCAGGGATATCTCGTTTTCGCCGACCGCGACGCTACGGGCCTGACGGTGACCAACAACTGGTCGAGCTTCGGCCAGCGCACCACGGCGTCGGGATCGGTGAAAATCGAAAATGTCCGTGTTCCCAGGGAGAGGGCGGTGAAGGTCACCTCCTTCGATCATCCCACCATTGGCGGCCCGGTTTCGCAGATCATCCAGTCGGCAATCGACGTGGGCATCGCGCGGGGAACGATCGATGACACCATCGCCTTCATCAGCAAACACAGCCGGCCATGGCTCGACAGCGGCAAGCAGACGGCCGGCGAAGACCTCTTTACCATCGCCGCCATCGGCGATCTGAAAATCCGCCTGCATGCAGCCGAGGCGCTTCTCGAAATTGCTGGTTATAGCATCGACGCCGCAAAGCGGAACACGACGCTGGAAACCGTTTCGGAAGCGACGATCAAGACCGGGGAATCGAAGGTTTTGACCACCGAAATCGCTATTCTGGCAACCAACAAACTGTTCGAACTTGCCGGCACCCGTTCGACACTTGCCGAGCACGGGCTTGACCGGCACTGGCGAAACGCCCGCGTCCACACGTTGCACGATCCAGTGCGATGGAAATATTTCCATGTCGGAAATTATTATCTGAACGGCGCGCACCCCCCGCGCCATGCCTGGAATTGA
- a CDS encoding LLM class flavin-dependent oxidoreductase, which produces MSKTIRFNAFDMNCVGHQSPGLWAHPRDKSWKYKDLDYWQDLARTLERGVFDGIFIADVIGYYDVYKGSNYHAIHQAAQIPVNDPLQLAAPIALATEHLGIGITASTSFEHPYTFARRLSTADHHSKGRIGWNIVTSYLESGAKNIGEGGLRRHDNRYEVAAEYIEVLYKLFEGSWEEGAVLRDRDRRIFTDPAKVHEIGHKGKYFEVPGYHLSEPSPQRTPVLYQAGASGPGKAFAAEHAECIFVAAPTKSVLKQHVAETRRRVAEAGRDPKKVYIYTLVTIITDETDEKAQKKFEEYRDYVSYDGALVFMSGWSGIDFGQYAPTDQVKKVETNAIHSFVEHIAGGDKSWTIDELAKFGGIGGLGPVFVGSPSRIADILQEWVDDTDVDGFNLAYAVTPDSFEDVVAYIVPELQKRGVYPKAYKPGTLREKLFGDGDYLAANHPANRYRDIEAVKREEAEAAGTIPKSAAV; this is translated from the coding sequence ATGAGCAAGACCATTCGCTTCAACGCCTTCGACATGAATTGCGTTGGCCATCAATCGCCGGGCCTATGGGCGCATCCGCGCGATAAATCCTGGAAATACAAGGATCTCGATTATTGGCAGGATCTGGCCCGCACGCTGGAGCGCGGCGTGTTCGATGGCATCTTCATTGCCGATGTCATCGGCTACTACGACGTCTATAAGGGTTCGAACTATCACGCGATTCATCAGGCCGCGCAGATACCGGTGAACGATCCGCTACAGCTTGCCGCCCCGATTGCACTAGCGACGGAACATCTGGGCATAGGCATCACAGCCTCCACCTCGTTCGAACATCCCTACACATTCGCGCGCCGGCTTTCGACCGCCGACCACCACAGCAAAGGCCGGATCGGCTGGAACATCGTGACCTCCTATCTGGAAAGCGGCGCAAAGAATATCGGAGAGGGTGGCCTGCGCCGCCATGACAACCGCTATGAAGTGGCCGCCGAATATATCGAAGTGCTCTACAAGCTTTTCGAAGGAAGCTGGGAAGAAGGTGCGGTGCTGCGTGACCGTGACCGGCGCATCTTCACCGATCCCGCCAAGGTTCACGAGATCGGGCACAAGGGCAAATATTTCGAGGTGCCGGGCTACCACCTGAGCGAGCCCTCCCCGCAACGCACCCCGGTTCTTTATCAGGCCGGAGCTTCAGGCCCGGGTAAGGCCTTTGCCGCCGAACATGCCGAATGCATCTTCGTTGCCGCCCCGACCAAATCCGTTCTCAAGCAACACGTCGCGGAAACCCGCCGCCGCGTGGCCGAAGCCGGACGTGACCCCAAAAAGGTCTACATCTACACGCTGGTCACCATCATCACCGACGAGACGGACGAAAAGGCACAGAAGAAGTTCGAGGAATACCGGGATTATGTCTCCTATGACGGCGCGCTGGTCTTCATGTCCGGCTGGAGCGGTATCGATTTCGGCCAATATGCGCCAACGGACCAGGTCAAGAAGGTCGAAACGAATGCGATCCACTCCTTCGTCGAGCACATTGCAGGTGGCGACAAATCCTGGACGATCGACGAACTGGCGAAATTCGGCGGCATCGGCGGCCTCGGGCCCGTCTTCGTCGGCTCCCCTTCCCGCATTGCCGATATCCTGCAGGAATGGGTAGATGATACTGATGTCGACGGCTTCAACCTCGCCTATGCGGTGACACCCGACAGTTTCGAGGACGTGGTGGCTTATATCGTACCCGAACTTCAGAAACGCGGCGTTTATCCCAAGGCGTACAAGCCGGGCACACTCCGTGAAAAGCTGTTCGGCGATGGCGACTATCTGGCGGCCAACCATCCGGCCAACCGCTATCGCGACATTGAAGCGGTCAAGCGGGAAGAAGCGGAAGCGGCCGGCACGATACCGAAGAGTGCCGCGGTCTGA